In the Candidatus Hydrogenedentota bacterium genome, one interval contains:
- a CDS encoding rhomboid family protein, with translation MVDLVHQRCFNHAMREAAAQCLECGRFYCRECITEHEGRILCAKCIEGLHVSEPQSRFFVTVPLQGLQLAAGIALTWLLAYGLGRALISIPSSFHDGTLLRSSWWENL, from the coding sequence ATGGTGGACCTGGTTCATCAGCGTTGTTTCAACCACGCGATGCGCGAGGCCGCTGCGCAATGCCTCGAGTGCGGCCGCTTTTACTGCCGGGAATGCATTACCGAGCATGAAGGCCGCATTTTGTGCGCGAAATGCATTGAGGGCCTGCATGTCTCGGAACCGCAAAGCCGGTTTTTCGTCACGGTACCATTACAAGGCCTTCAGCTTGCGGCGGGCATTGCCCTGACATGGCTGCTCGCGTATGGACTGGGCCGGGCGCTGATCTCGATTCCATCGTCGTTTCACGATGGCACTCTGCTCCGGTCGTCATGGTGGGAGAACTTGTGA
- a CDS encoding DUF4350 domain-containing protein: MWNRNRTFAAIGLVLAASFVGGLLHLLALRAETGTFYPRYSTFRADPLGARAFFESMQALPGLHVDRNLAPIRTLGAQRSATCLFLGDSPGGELPESVFEMVEEIPSRGGRLVIAFAPEAQEGMWEQIDRETEEAIEKDKKAAKEKDKAKEENDNGEAAAKEGPEQQAAAPEDEPETVEESPETAPHTEKPAPAETSEQPAKAEGSTEESGKNGSEEEKEPPKREYAKYVSVEERWGAGITYTSLEPDGHGGYTPLTAERQCDDAILPESLAWHSAMYFKNVSDTWRTIYAVDTRPVAIERDYGMGTIVFLSDSFPFSNEALRQAPHPGLLAWVVGSSRRVIFDETHLGIQEGSGVMVLARQYRMHGLFIGLAVLALLYVWKSTCPLTPRYEARGEGNVVVQAQGRDALSGLANLLKRSIPTRELLDVCLTEWRQAFGRSPKNAKRLEAAERIAARTPKTPLAGADTVEAYQNIVAVLSKRGQ, translated from the coding sequence ATGTGGAACCGGAATAGGACCTTTGCGGCCATCGGACTCGTCCTCGCGGCGAGTTTTGTCGGGGGACTCCTGCATCTGTTGGCCCTGCGCGCTGAGACGGGTACTTTTTATCCGCGCTACTCGACGTTTAGGGCGGATCCGCTGGGCGCGAGGGCCTTCTTCGAGAGCATGCAGGCGCTGCCCGGCCTCCATGTTGATCGCAATCTCGCCCCGATTCGGACACTGGGCGCACAGCGCAGCGCGACCTGCCTCTTCTTAGGCGACAGCCCTGGCGGCGAGCTTCCGGAATCCGTGTTCGAGATGGTCGAGGAAATCCCGAGCCGCGGCGGACGCCTCGTCATAGCCTTCGCGCCGGAAGCCCAGGAGGGGATGTGGGAACAAATCGACCGCGAGACCGAGGAAGCTATCGAGAAGGACAAAAAAGCTGCCAAGGAAAAAGATAAGGCCAAGGAAGAGAACGATAACGGCGAGGCTGCGGCAAAGGAGGGCCCCGAACAACAAGCGGCTGCCCCGGAAGACGAGCCCGAAACAGTTGAGGAAAGCCCCGAGACGGCGCCGCACACCGAAAAGCCCGCGCCGGCGGAGACGTCTGAGCAACCCGCGAAGGCAGAAGGCTCAACGGAAGAGTCCGGCAAGAACGGCTCCGAAGAGGAAAAGGAACCGCCGAAGCGCGAGTATGCGAAATACGTTTCGGTCGAGGAACGCTGGGGAGCCGGCATCACCTACACGAGCCTCGAACCGGATGGGCATGGCGGATACACGCCGCTCACGGCGGAACGTCAATGTGACGACGCGATTCTCCCTGAAAGCCTCGCATGGCACAGCGCCATGTATTTCAAGAATGTCAGCGACACATGGCGGACAATCTACGCGGTCGACACCCGCCCCGTCGCCATCGAGCGCGATTACGGCATGGGAACGATCGTATTCCTCTCGGACTCGTTTCCGTTCAGTAACGAGGCCCTGCGGCAAGCGCCGCATCCCGGGCTCCTGGCGTGGGTGGTGGGAAGCAGCCGGCGGGTGATATTTGATGAGACGCATCTGGGCATCCAGGAAGGGTCAGGGGTTATGGTATTGGCCCGGCAATACCGCATGCACGGCCTGTTCATCGGGCTGGCGGTCCTGGCCCTGTTGTATGTATGGAAGAGCACGTGCCCGCTGACGCCCCGGTACGAAGCCCGCGGCGAGGGAAACGTGGTCGTGCAAGCGCAGGGCCGCGACGCCCTCTCCGGGCTCGCAAACCTCTTGAAACGAAGCATTCCCACACGCGAACTCCTGGATGTCTGCCTGACGGAATGGCGTCAGGCCTTCGGGCGGTCGCCAAAGAATGCAAAGAGACTGGAAGCCGCCGAGAGGATTGCCGCACGGACGCCCAAGACGCCCCTTGCCGGCGCCGACACCGTCGAGGCTTACCAGAACATCGTCGCGGTTCTTTCCAAACGCGGTCAATAA
- a CDS encoding MoxR family ATPase codes for MSAELTEVTSVLQQAKTEVSKIIIGQQEVVERALITIFTNSHALVEGVPGVAKTLLVRTLACVLGCDFARIQFTPDLMPTDITGTNVFNFQRNEFTLVKGPVFTTFLLADEINRAPAKTQSALLQAMQERTVTIDRQTHALSPEFTVFATQNPIEYEGTYPLPEAQKDRFELKITMTPPERGEEIELGRRMLGDDAPETALARGAAQKVIEIAELPRLRKALQTITVRDELLAYIVDIVRTTRSHETVLVGASPRATQALILTARVQAALDGRDYATPDDIKDMAYPVLEHRLILRPEYEIEGLTVREVVQRILQEVAVPR; via the coding sequence GTGAGTGCGGAACTAACGGAAGTGACATCGGTGCTGCAACAGGCGAAGACCGAAGTGAGCAAGATCATCATCGGGCAGCAGGAGGTGGTCGAGCGCGCGCTCATCACCATCTTCACCAACAGCCATGCCCTTGTCGAAGGCGTGCCGGGCGTCGCAAAAACCTTGCTGGTGCGCACGCTCGCGTGCGTCCTGGGATGCGATTTCGCCCGCATACAATTCACGCCGGACCTGATGCCGACCGACATTACCGGCACCAATGTCTTCAATTTCCAGCGCAACGAGTTCACGTTGGTGAAGGGACCGGTCTTCACCACGTTTCTGCTGGCCGACGAGATTAACCGGGCCCCGGCCAAGACCCAGTCCGCGCTGTTGCAGGCCATGCAGGAACGCACGGTTACGATTGATCGCCAAACCCACGCCCTTTCGCCCGAATTCACGGTGTTCGCCACGCAGAACCCCATCGAGTACGAGGGAACCTATCCCCTTCCGGAAGCCCAGAAGGACCGGTTTGAACTGAAAATAACCATGACGCCGCCGGAGCGCGGCGAAGAAATCGAGCTGGGACGCCGCATGCTCGGAGACGATGCCCCCGAAACGGCCCTGGCGCGCGGCGCCGCCCAGAAGGTCATCGAAATCGCCGAGCTTCCGCGGTTGCGCAAGGCGCTGCAGACGATCACCGTGCGCGACGAGCTGCTCGCCTACATCGTGGACATCGTGCGGACCACGCGAAGCCATGAAACGGTGCTGGTGGGGGCCAGTCCGCGCGCCACCCAGGCCCTGATTCTCACGGCTCGCGTGCAGGCCGCCCTGGATGGACGCGACTATGCCACGCCGGATGATATCAAGGACATGGCGTATCCGGTTCTCGAGCATCGCCTGATCTTGCGCCCCGAATACGAGATCGAGGGGCTTACTGTACGCGAAGTGGTCCAGCGCATCCTGCAGGAGGTCGCGGTACCCCGATGA
- a CDS encoding DUF58 domain-containing protein, whose translation MIVPQNRLLFWAGVVLVPFLFLAIAFGPGASMALPGVGRLEEVAGPVSWTIIGIFAVLAALDAVLALNRLDNVSAACPEVVRFSKGREGEIPILIANAPGRIRRVRLGIPLPRSFRCEKEDVRARLPEGGGTSQITWPCTPLERGNYRLDAVYLETASMLGFWAVRRTTPTRTELRVYPNLQQERRNLAALFLNRGTLGVHAQRQVGKGREFEKLREYQPGDSYEDIHWKATAKRGHPITKTYQLERTQEVYVVVDASRLSARVTPPRPEVPREMADRSQLERFLTASLVLGLAAERQGDLFGTLVYSDRVDAFVRAKNGKPHYSACRDAIYAMEPRVVNPDFEELGAFIRLRMRRRALLVFLTNLDDPVLAESFLRMVDLVGRHHLLMVMMINPPGVQPIFSDSAVREPEDLYKELAGHMYWHDLREFERSLYRRGASLHLVRNEKLCTELVTQYMSIKQRQVL comes from the coding sequence ATGATCGTGCCGCAAAACAGACTGCTTTTCTGGGCGGGAGTGGTTCTTGTGCCGTTCCTGTTCCTGGCCATTGCCTTCGGACCCGGCGCCTCGATGGCGCTGCCCGGCGTTGGGAGGCTCGAGGAAGTGGCGGGACCGGTGTCATGGACCATTATCGGGATCTTCGCCGTGTTAGCCGCCCTGGATGCAGTCCTGGCCCTGAACCGGCTGGACAACGTCTCGGCGGCGTGCCCGGAAGTGGTGCGGTTCTCGAAAGGGCGCGAGGGCGAAATCCCCATCCTGATTGCCAACGCTCCCGGCCGCATTCGCCGCGTCCGCCTGGGTATCCCGCTCCCCCGTTCGTTTCGTTGCGAGAAGGAAGATGTCCGGGCGCGCCTGCCCGAAGGCGGCGGTACGAGCCAAATCACGTGGCCGTGCACGCCTCTCGAACGCGGCAACTACCGTCTTGACGCCGTGTATCTCGAAACCGCTTCGATGCTTGGATTCTGGGCCGTCCGGCGGACCACGCCGACGCGAACCGAGCTCCGGGTATACCCCAACCTCCAACAGGAACGCCGGAATCTGGCCGCGTTGTTCCTCAACCGGGGGACGTTGGGAGTCCACGCGCAACGCCAGGTGGGCAAAGGCCGTGAATTCGAGAAACTCCGCGAATACCAGCCCGGCGACAGCTATGAGGACATCCATTGGAAAGCCACGGCCAAACGCGGTCATCCCATCACCAAGACGTATCAACTCGAGCGCACGCAGGAAGTGTATGTCGTGGTGGATGCGTCGCGCCTGAGCGCGCGGGTGACGCCTCCCCGGCCCGAGGTTCCGCGGGAAATGGCCGACCGCTCGCAGCTCGAACGGTTCCTGACGGCCAGCCTTGTCCTGGGGCTCGCGGCCGAACGCCAGGGCGACCTCTTCGGCACGCTGGTCTACAGCGACCGCGTTGACGCATTTGTGCGCGCCAAGAACGGCAAACCCCATTACAGCGCCTGCCGCGACGCGATTTACGCCATGGAGCCCCGGGTGGTGAACCCCGATTTCGAGGAACTTGGCGCGTTCATACGCCTGCGCATGCGCCGCCGGGCACTGCTCGTGTTTCTCACTAACCTGGACGACCCTGTGCTGGCGGAGAGTTTCCTGCGCATGGTGGATCTGGTCGGCCGCCACCATCTTCTCATGGTGATGATGATCAATCCGCCCGGCGTACAGCCCATTTTCTCGGACTCGGCCGTGCGCGAGCCTGAAGACCTGTACAAAGAATTGGCGGGGCACATGTATTGGCATGATTTGCGGGAATTCGAGCGGAGCCTTTACCGGCGCGGCGCATCGCTCCACCTCGTCCGCAACGAGAAGCTGTGCACGGAACTGGTGACGCAGTACATGAGCATCAAGCAGAGGCAAGTGCTGTGA
- a CDS encoding stage II sporulation protein M translates to MIIDLERFITEERPRWNELERLLDQLANDAAYRVNVAAARRFHYLYQRTSSDLVKLGTYGAEPELVHYLESLVARAYGEIHETRARPHRLAIWHWFRNVLPQTFRRHAGAFYLSLGITLLGSFIGSVFVLNPEGKRTLLPYAHLQIDPAERIEAEREMYERAGEEGWDPLAGAKAQGTAFYIINNTRVSFITMALGMTWGIGTIAVLFGNGVLMGAVCMDYVRAGEGVFLTGWLLPHGATEIPAILIAGQAGFLLAQALIGWGTRAPLRERLRATGPDVVTLIGCVTLLLVWAGFVEAYLSQYHFVVPFWLKIAFGMAELVLLFMYLFLSGRANERGKDDTADSDRRGAPGAS, encoded by the coding sequence GTGATTATCGATTTGGAACGGTTCATTACCGAAGAACGGCCGCGATGGAACGAGTTGGAGCGGCTCCTCGACCAATTGGCAAATGACGCGGCCTACCGCGTCAACGTGGCGGCCGCGCGCCGGTTCCACTACCTGTACCAGCGCACTTCGAGCGATCTGGTCAAGCTGGGCACCTATGGCGCCGAACCGGAACTGGTGCATTATCTCGAGTCTCTGGTGGCCCGCGCGTACGGGGAGATCCACGAGACGCGCGCGCGTCCGCACCGCCTGGCTATCTGGCATTGGTTCCGCAACGTGCTGCCCCAGACGTTCCGGCGCCATGCAGGGGCGTTCTACCTCTCGCTGGGCATCACCCTGCTGGGGAGCTTCATCGGCAGCGTGTTTGTGCTGAATCCCGAGGGGAAACGGACCTTACTTCCCTATGCACACCTCCAGATAGATCCCGCGGAACGGATCGAAGCCGAGCGCGAGATGTACGAACGGGCGGGCGAGGAGGGGTGGGACCCCCTGGCGGGCGCAAAGGCCCAGGGAACGGCCTTCTACATCATCAACAACACTCGGGTATCATTCATCACGATGGCCCTCGGGATGACGTGGGGCATTGGCACCATCGCGGTATTGTTCGGCAACGGCGTGCTGATGGGCGCGGTATGCATGGATTATGTCCGCGCCGGTGAGGGCGTTTTCCTGACCGGGTGGCTTTTGCCCCATGGCGCGACCGAGATCCCTGCCATCCTCATCGCGGGCCAGGCAGGGTTCTTGCTCGCACAAGCGCTTATCGGCTGGGGAACGCGCGCCCCCCTCCGAGAACGCCTGCGCGCCACCGGGCCGGACGTCGTGACGCTGATCGGATGCGTGACGCTCTTGCTGGTCTGGGCCGGGTTCGTCGAGGCCTATCTCTCGCAGTACCATTTCGTCGTTCCGTTCTGGCTGAAGATCGCGTTCGGGATGGCCGAGCTGGTTCTTCTGTTCATGTACCTGTTCTTGTCCGGAAGGGCGAACGAGCGAGGGAAAGACGATACGGCCGATTCGGACCGGCGCGGCGCCCCAGGTGCCTCATGA
- a CDS encoding RDD family protein — MVIRTPEGVEFGLLLAGPISRFLAWLIDTVCLAFAAIILSILVSALIPIHSDIVAALSALLLYALFTGYRIVCEWFLRGQTIGKRLLRLRVIDAQGLRLGFSQVVIRNLLRFADALPFLYFVGGLLCVVSKRCQRLGDLAANTVVVREDTFATPNLDRALPDKFNSLKSYPHLAARLRQRVTPEAAKLALQALQRREMLSPGARVSLFAELAEFFRSLAPYPEDATFGMTDETYVRNVVDVVFGERKPVIRSMKRAAGTEEAGKDSNKAGLDQTG, encoded by the coding sequence ATGGTTATTCGGACTCCCGAGGGGGTGGAATTCGGGCTGCTGCTGGCGGGACCGATCTCGCGTTTCCTGGCATGGCTGATTGATACGGTCTGCCTGGCTTTCGCCGCGATCATACTGTCGATTCTGGTGAGCGCGCTCATTCCGATTCATAGCGATATAGTGGCCGCGTTGTCTGCCCTTCTTTTGTACGCCCTCTTTACCGGTTACCGGATTGTCTGCGAGTGGTTCTTGCGCGGGCAGACGATCGGCAAGCGATTGCTGCGTCTGCGGGTTATCGACGCCCAAGGCCTTCGCCTGGGATTCAGCCAGGTCGTGATCCGCAACCTGCTCCGTTTCGCCGATGCCCTCCCCTTCCTCTATTTCGTGGGAGGTCTTCTGTGCGTCGTGTCCAAACGGTGCCAGCGTTTGGGGGACTTGGCGGCAAACACCGTCGTGGTGCGTGAGGACACTTTCGCGACCCCCAATCTCGACCGGGCGCTGCCCGATAAATTCAACTCCTTGAAAAGTTATCCCCACCTGGCGGCCCGGCTGCGTCAGCGAGTGACGCCCGAGGCGGCTAAACTGGCCCTCCAGGCCCTCCAACGCAGGGAGATGTTGAGCCCCGGGGCCCGCGTCTCTCTGTTTGCCGAGTTGGCCGAGTTCTTCCGCTCTCTGGCGCCCTACCCGGAAGACGCGACATTCGGAATGACTGACGAAACGTACGTCCGGAATGTGGTAGACGTGGTATTTGGCGAACGGAAGCCCGTCATCCGAAGCATGAAACGCGCCGCCGGCACGGAAGAGGCCGGGAAAGACAGTAATAAAGCCGGACTGGATCAGACAGGATAA
- the purE gene encoding 5-(carboxyamino)imidazole ribonucleotide mutase has protein sequence MAKSESIQAAVIMGSKSDWETMRPASETLKEFGIAHECRVLSAHRTPEALVEFLRSAEERGCQVFIAGAGGAAHLAGVVASKTLKPVFGVPIESKLQGLDSLLSTVQMPAGIPVGTLAIGPGGATNAALLATAVLALQQPELTEKLQAYRHELAKKVSESILD, from the coding sequence ATGGCGAAAAGCGAATCCATCCAGGCCGCGGTGATTATGGGCAGTAAATCGGACTGGGAGACCATGCGTCCGGCCTCGGAAACGCTCAAGGAGTTCGGTATCGCTCACGAATGCCGCGTGCTTTCGGCTCATCGCACGCCCGAGGCCCTGGTCGAGTTTCTGCGCTCCGCGGAAGAACGCGGCTGCCAGGTGTTCATTGCGGGTGCGGGCGGCGCCGCGCATCTGGCGGGCGTCGTGGCATCAAAGACGCTCAAACCGGTATTTGGCGTGCCCATCGAGAGCAAGCTTCAGGGCCTGGATTCGCTCCTGTCGACGGTGCAGATGCCTGCGGGCATCCCCGTGGGCACCCTGGCCATCGGGCCGGGGGGGGCCACGAATGCTGCGCTGCTCGCTACCGCTGTCTTGGCCCTGCAACAGCCCGAACTGACTGAGAAGCTCCAGGCATACCGCCACGAACTCGCGAAAAAGGTGTCGGAGTCTATACTCGACTAA
- a CDS encoding type II secretion system protein — protein sequence MKPRGLTLVEVLIALVILTILLVIVLPALVQSRERSLRQACRTNLKTIAIAIKMYAQDDPNYRWPPVAYLPRHGNPGTPGNWNIDGSFSPCARCLYPNYLKDVSVWICPADYAARREEMSAYLESWVDANGNVNIERLEREADVSYQYLGWAIWSSAYLHDGHGDSTEVLSAIEKALNYAATYTDTATFPPEQDIVFPNGHPNPDARSQTLPRFREGFDRVYVTDTSSFDLPPAQSEIAVMWDRVPPDLARFNHSPQGSNVLFADGHVEFVQYPGEFPMSDLFAKVAALRKANP from the coding sequence GTGAAACCGCGGGGGCTCACGCTGGTCGAAGTCCTGATAGCCTTGGTCATCCTGACCATCCTGCTGGTCATCGTCTTGCCGGCGCTTGTGCAGTCGCGCGAAAGATCATTGCGGCAAGCGTGCCGCACCAATCTCAAAACGATTGCTATCGCCATCAAGATGTACGCACAAGACGACCCGAATTACCGGTGGCCGCCCGTTGCCTACCTGCCAAGGCATGGAAACCCGGGCACGCCCGGCAACTGGAACATAGACGGCTCTTTCTCCCCTTGCGCCCGGTGCCTCTATCCCAATTATCTCAAGGACGTATCGGTGTGGATTTGCCCGGCCGACTACGCCGCGCGCAGAGAAGAAATGTCCGCGTATCTCGAATCATGGGTGGATGCCAACGGAAACGTCAACATCGAACGTTTGGAGCGCGAGGCAGACGTCTCCTATCAGTACTTGGGATGGGCGATTTGGTCAAGCGCCTACCTCCATGACGGGCATGGAGACTCCACCGAAGTGCTTTCCGCCATCGAAAAGGCCCTGAATTACGCGGCCACCTACACGGATACGGCCACGTTCCCGCCGGAACAGGATATCGTCTTCCCGAACGGGCATCCGAATCCGGACGCACGTTCCCAGACGCTGCCTCGGTTCCGCGAAGGTTTTGATCGGGTCTACGTTACGGATACAAGCAGCTTTGACCTTCCGCCTGCTCAGTCCGAGATTGCCGTCATGTGGGACCGCGTCCCGCCGGACCTTGCCCGTTTCAACCATTCTCCGCAAGGTTCAAACGTTCTTTTCGCGGACGGCCACGTCGAGTTCGTGCAGTACCCCGGAGAATTCCCGATGTCGGACCTGTTCGCGAAGGTGGCCGCGCTGCGGAAGGCGAATCCGTAA
- a CDS encoding sialidase family protein gives MARLCFVAVMAVLGISLAAHTQDSAVPDAALAPPLVVFAPGPEYAGSERQFQGIPGIERAPNGRLWATWYGGGDTEGPLNYVMLVTSGDDGKTWSDVKVVIDVPGDIRTFDPCLWHDPAGKLWWFWAQGYSHWDGRAGVWAMTTVESGEADPVWSEPRRICDGIMMNKPTVLRSGEWLLPVAVWAFNANVMKPEYARDIAANTGSNVWVSRDQGKTFEFLGRSDVDGRACDEHMIVERKDGSLWMVVRTNTGLGEAVSADGGKTWTDRHVAETVTHIPHARFCIRRLASGKLLFVKHDPPDQKSRSHLKAFLSDDDGKTWYGGLMLDERMSVSYPDVVQSSDGTIYLIYDWQRTNAKEILMATFKEEDVAAGQPVSAAVRFRVLVNKAMANKEFQYGANDDGQELLSGGRAVFEPVEGAVDTLNKDALLFTNREYTALKLPEFLRGKSFVRASIDAVEAVCAEGGIVYVLTPLQNRNKDSVYDTVVSQGFVKVKAPEFLLFGDIEGNIVSVFQKRAEEGETLALGKWGVIVF, from the coding sequence ATGGCGCGTTTGTGTTTCGTAGCCGTCATGGCGGTCTTGGGCATCAGTTTGGCCGCGCACACGCAGGACTCTGCCGTGCCGGATGCTGCTCTTGCGCCGCCCCTGGTTGTTTTCGCGCCGGGCCCCGAGTACGCCGGTAGTGAAAGACAGTTTCAGGGGATTCCGGGCATTGAGCGGGCGCCCAACGGCCGGCTCTGGGCCACTTGGTACGGCGGCGGCGACACCGAAGGCCCCTTGAATTATGTCATGCTGGTCACGAGCGGAGATGATGGCAAGACGTGGTCTGACGTGAAGGTAGTCATCGATGTGCCGGGAGATATTCGCACGTTTGACCCGTGTCTGTGGCACGACCCCGCCGGAAAGCTGTGGTGGTTCTGGGCGCAAGGCTACAGCCATTGGGACGGACGGGCCGGCGTGTGGGCGATGACCACCGTGGAATCGGGAGAGGCTGACCCGGTGTGGTCGGAACCGCGCCGCATCTGCGACGGCATCATGATGAACAAGCCTACGGTCTTGCGGTCGGGCGAATGGCTCTTGCCCGTGGCTGTCTGGGCATTCAACGCCAACGTGATGAAACCGGAGTACGCCCGCGATATTGCCGCCAACACCGGTTCGAACGTCTGGGTCTCGCGCGATCAAGGCAAGACCTTCGAGTTTCTGGGCAGGTCGGACGTCGACGGGCGGGCCTGCGATGAACACATGATCGTCGAGCGCAAGGACGGCTCCCTCTGGATGGTCGTGCGAACCAATACGGGTCTCGGGGAGGCGGTCTCGGCCGATGGCGGCAAGACCTGGACCGACCGGCACGTGGCCGAGACGGTCACCCACATCCCCCACGCGCGGTTCTGCATCCGGCGGCTTGCGTCCGGTAAACTTCTTTTCGTGAAGCATGACCCCCCTGATCAAAAGAGCCGGTCGCATTTGAAAGCGTTTCTATCGGATGATGACGGGAAAACCTGGTATGGGGGATTGATGCTCGACGAGCGCATGTCCGTCTCGTACCCCGATGTGGTGCAGTCGTCCGACGGAACCATTTACCTCATCTACGACTGGCAGCGCACCAATGCCAAGGAAATCCTGATGGCCACGTTCAAGGAGGAAGACGTGGCTGCGGGCCAGCCGGTGTCTGCCGCTGTCCGTTTCCGCGTGTTGGTGAACAAAGCCATGGCGAATAAGGAATTCCAATACGGCGCCAACGACGACGGGCAAGAGCTCCTGAGCGGCGGCCGCGCGGTGTTCGAGCCTGTCGAGGGCGCGGTAGATACCCTCAACAAAGACGCTCTTCTGTTTACAAACCGTGAGTATACGGCGCTGAAACTCCCTGAATTTCTCCGGGGGAAAAGCTTCGTCCGCGCAAGCATTGACGCCGTCGAGGCTGTCTGCGCGGAAGGCGGAATCGTGTACGTGCTCACGCCCTTGCAGAACCGCAACAAGGACAGCGTGTACGACACCGTGGTTTCTCAGGGCTTTGTTAAGGTCAAGGCGCCTGAGTTCCTGCTGTTCGGCGACATCGAGGGCAACATCGTTTCCGTGTTCCAGAAGCGCGCCGAAGAAGGCGAGACCCTGGCCCTCGGCAAATGGGGTGTCATCGTCTTCTGA
- a CDS encoding DegT/DnrJ/EryC1/StrS family aminotransferase, translating into MTARSKEQLAINGGPCVRKGPWPPRHLFGEEEKRAVDALFDKSIETGQAFSYNGPEEEAYCKQFCNFLGGGYADAVNSGTSAVYVALRALEIEPFTEVIVPSVSDMGGVMPVPLMNCVPIPADCAPGSYNMGPKEVEKAITERTSAIVVAHIAGTPADMGPIMEVARARDIKVVEDCAQAHGARYNGQYVGTFGDIAAFSTMSGKHHATAAQGGIVYTRSEELYWKARRCSDRGKPFGLEDAENNVTCSLNLNLNDLSAVVGTVQLKKLPGMLERIRLVAQKVIDLCEPLQAVSIDQGPEGAESVFWFMVFRLALDKVSCDLDTFIEALKAEGLPFSAHYTTPFTHHEWYKNRAVFGHSGYPWTCPLYAGDPNRRFELPNWKANNQSLFLIKVHEGMTLREAEDIADALAKAEAAFLK; encoded by the coding sequence ATGACTGCGCGATCAAAAGAGCAATTGGCGATCAACGGCGGGCCATGCGTGCGTAAAGGGCCCTGGCCGCCCCGCCATTTGTTTGGAGAAGAAGAGAAGCGGGCTGTCGATGCGCTTTTTGATAAGAGTATCGAGACGGGACAGGCCTTCAGCTACAACGGGCCCGAGGAAGAAGCCTATTGCAAGCAGTTCTGCAATTTCCTGGGCGGCGGCTACGCCGACGCCGTGAATTCGGGCACGAGCGCCGTGTATGTGGCTTTGCGGGCGCTCGAGATCGAGCCTTTCACCGAGGTGATCGTCCCGTCCGTATCCGATATGGGCGGGGTCATGCCCGTGCCACTGATGAACTGCGTGCCGATCCCGGCTGATTGTGCCCCCGGGTCTTACAACATGGGACCCAAGGAAGTCGAAAAGGCCATTACGGAACGCACCAGCGCCATTGTCGTCGCGCATATCGCCGGAACTCCCGCCGACATGGGGCCGATCATGGAGGTCGCCCGGGCCAGGGACATCAAGGTCGTGGAGGACTGTGCCCAGGCGCATGGTGCGCGCTACAACGGGCAATACGTTGGCACGTTCGGGGATATCGCGGCGTTCTCGACGATGTCGGGCAAGCACCACGCGACAGCCGCGCAAGGCGGCATCGTGTACACCAGGAGCGAAGAGCTCTATTGGAAAGCGCGCCGGTGTTCCGATCGCGGCAAGCCGTTTGGTCTCGAGGACGCTGAAAACAATGTCACGTGCTCGTTGAATCTGAATTTGAACGATCTCAGCGCGGTTGTAGGAACGGTTCAGCTCAAGAAGCTTCCGGGCATGCTCGAGCGCATTCGGCTGGTGGCGCAGAAGGTCATTGACCTTTGCGAACCGTTGCAGGCCGTGAGCATCGACCAAGGCCCGGAAGGGGCAGAGAGCGTCTTTTGGTTCATGGTGTTTCGTCTAGCCCTCGACAAGGTGTCCTGCGACCTCGACACGTTCATCGAGGCCTTGAAAGCCGAGGGACTGCCGTTCAGCGCCCACTACACGACGCCGTTCACCCATCACGAGTGGTACAAGAACCGCGCCGTATTTGGGCACAGCGGGTATCCGTGGACCTGTCCACTGTATGCCGGGGACCCCAACCGGCGGTTCGAGCTGCCCAACTGGAAGGCCAACAACCAATCGCTTTTCCTCATCAAAGTCCACGAAGGCATGACACTTCGTGAAGCTGAAGACATTGCAGACGCCTTGGCGAAGGCCGAGGCGGCGTTCTTGAAGTAA